In one window of Hyla sarda isolate aHylSar1 chromosome 1 unlocalized genomic scaffold, aHylSar1.hap1 SUPER_1_unloc_13, whole genome shotgun sequence DNA:
- the LOC130297975 gene encoding DNA damage-regulated autophagy modulator protein 1-like encodes MELKGLGFVPLLLAFWCAAWLATSYIVTVVLGHAASPLMHISDVGNFFPENILLRIGFIGTSIGTLVLTFLIYKYMVMHTEEFRGHQVLIQRILLAIVWASCFGTAVMHVLSPEEYPRIHFVSTIISITCEALYYLGQSIQMYKLPGANKVIHHSRCTCCGLAFTCAIFYFGYKTLQELFYDDEDWDEIREITTIIIEWVMLLLILINTVTYYSTMQRLMLTVSRNSCKLSLRVRIDDFGV; translated from the exons atggagctaaaaggtttggggttcgtcccccttctgttggcgttttggtgtgcggcctggcttgccaccagctacatcgtgacggtcgtcctcggccatgccgcctcgccactgatgcacatcag tgacgtgggaaatttctttcccgaaaacatattattgagaattggtttcatagggacatccattggcactttggtactaacctttcttatttataagtatatggttatgcatactgaagagttcaggggtcatcaggtcctgatccagaggatcctgctggccattgtgtgggcctcctgttttggtacagctgtcatgcatgtattgtcccccgaagaatatcccaggatacactttgtcagcacgataatttccattacatgtgaagccttatactaccttgggcagtccatccagatgtataaattaccaggagcaaacaaagtcatccaccatagtagatgcacctgctgtggcctggcttttacctgcgcaattttctactttggatataaaacattacaggaattattctatgatgatgaagactgggacgagatccgtgaaatcaccaccataatcatcgagtgggtgatgcttctactgatcctgataaacaccgtgacctattattccaccatgcagaggttaatgttaaccgtctccaggaacagctgcaaactctctcttagagtaagaattgatgacttcggggtgtag